Proteins found in one Toxotes jaculatrix isolate fToxJac2 chromosome 18, fToxJac2.pri, whole genome shotgun sequence genomic segment:
- the LOC121198725 gene encoding serine/threonine-protein phosphatase 4 catalytic subunit B translates to MCVTMGDISDLDRQIEQLRRCELIKENEVKALCAKAREILVEESNVQRVDSPVTVCGDIHGQFYDLKELFRVGGDVPETNYLFMGDFVDRGFYSVETFLLLLALKVRYPDRITLIRGNHESRQITQVYGFYDECLRKYGSVTVWRYCTEIFDYLSLSAIIDGKIFCVHGGLSPSIQTLDQIRTIDRKQEVPHDGPMCDLLWSDPEDTTGWGVSPRGAGYLFGSDVVAQFNAANDIHMICRAHQLVMEGYKWHFNETVLTVWSAPNYCYRCGNVAAILELDEHLQREFIIFEAAPQETRGIPSKKPVADYFL, encoded by the exons ATGTGTGTGACAATGGGGGACATCAGTGACCTGGACCGACAGATAGAGCAGCTCAGACGCTGTGAGCTCATTAAGGAAAATGAAGTCAAAGCACTGTGTGCCAAAGCCAG AGAGATTCTGGTCGAAGAAAGCAATGTTCAGAGAGTAGACTCTCCTGTCACA GTGTGCGGGGATATACATGGTCAGTTCTATGACTTGAAAGAGCTATTTAGA GTTGGTGGAGATGTTCCAGAGACAAATTATCTCTTCATGGGCGACTTTGTGGACAGAGGCTTCTACAGTGTGGAAACTTTCCTTCTTCTGCTAGCTCTTAAG GTGCGTTATCCAGACAGGATAACCTTGATCCGGGGAAACCACGAGTCCCGGCAAATCACCCAGGTCTACGGCTTCTACGACGAGTGCCTCCGCAAATACGGCTCAGTCACTGTCTGGAGATACTGCACTGAGATCTTTGACTACCTGTCCCTCTCTGCTATCATTGATGGCAAG aTCTTCTGTGTGCACGGTGGCTTGTCTCCCTCCATTCAGACACTGGACCAGATTCGGACCattgacagaaaacaggaggTGCCCCATGATGGACCCATGTGCGACCTCCTGTGGTCGGACCCTGAAG ACACCACAGGGTGGGGGGTGAGTCCCCGAGGTGCTGGATACTTGTTTGGAAGCGACGTGGTGGCCCAGTTCAACGCCGCCAACGACATCCACATGATCTGCCGGGCACACCAGCTGGTCATGGAGGGCTACAAGTGGCACTTCAACGAGACCGTGCTCACTGTGTGGTCAGCACCCAACTACTGCTACAG ATGTGGCAACGTGGCGGCCATCTTGGAGCTGGACGAGCATCTACAGCGGGAGTTCATCATTTTCGAGGCGGCGCCGCAGGAGACCAGGGGCATCCCCTCCAAGAAGCCAGTAGCTGACTATTTCCTGTGA
- the aldh3b1 gene encoding aldehyde dehydrogenase family 3 member B1: protein MEKQSQVVERLRSSFRSGMTIPEQFRRTQLTRLLSMIKDNEEQILNALHKDLAKPKFEAILSEIDIVINELHHAIANFKSWMQLEYVSKNLATKLDNCFVRREPLGVVLIIGPWNYPLQLLILPMVGAIAAGNCAIIKPSEVSAATDSLMAELIPKYLSQDCYAVVRGGAEETKALLQNRFDHIFYTGSQTVARSILQAASVHLTPVTLELGGKCPCFIYGRVNIEAAARRLVWAKFFNSGQSCVAPDYVLCSPAAQEALLPALRAALEDFYGKEPQTCPDLSRIVSSRHWTRLMDLLGKSSGKVVIGGESNEEDKYIAPTVVVDVAEDDALMEEEIFGPILPILTVDSLEKGIDLINRKEKPLALYVFSDESSVVNTVLEKTSSGGFCSNDGIVHMTLPSLPFGGVGASGWGSYHGRWGFETFSHRRACMLRGWALERLNSLRYPPYSEDKLSWLRWTTSAKNSCSLM from the exons ATGGAAAAGCAGAGCCAGGTTGTGGAAAGGCTGAGGTCGTCGTTTCGTTCAGGAATGACAATACCGGAGCAGTTTCGACGCACGCAGCTCACCAGGCTTTTGTCCATGATCAAAGACAACGAggaacagattttaaatgctttACATAAAGACCTCGCAAAG CCAAAGTTTGAGGCCATCCTGTCTGAGATTGATATAGTGATCAATGAACTGCACCACGCCATCGCTAACTTCAAAAGCTGGATGCAGCTGGAGTATGTCAGCAAGAACCTG GCCACAAAGCTAGATAACTGTTTTGTACGGAGGGAACCTTTAGGAGTTGTGTTAATCATTGGGCCGTGGAACTACCCCCTGCAGCTCCTTATCTTACCCATGGTTGGAGCCATTGCAGCAG GAAACTGTGCAATCATCAAGCCCTCAGAGGTCAGTGCTGCCACAGACAGTCTGATGGCAGAGCTCATTCCCAAGTATCTGTCTCAG GACTGTTATGCAGTTGTTCGTGGTGGAGCAGAAGAGACCAAAGCGCTTTTGCAGAATCGCTTCGACCACATCTTCTACACAG GTTCTCAGACTGTGGCGCGCAGCATCCTGCAGGCAGCTTCGGTCCACTTGACCCCAGTGACCTTGGAGCTGGGCGGCAAGTGTCCGTGCTTCATATACGGTCGGGTGAACATCGAAGCTGCTGCTCGCCGCCTGGTGTGGGCTAAGTTTTTCAACTCCGGCCAGAGTTGCGTGGCTCCGGACTATGTGCTGTGCTCACCGGCCGCGCAGGAGGCCCTGCTGCCTGCGCTGCGTGCAGCCCTGGAGGATTTCTATGGCAAGGAGCCGCAAACCTGTCCCGACCTGTCCCGCATTGTGTCCTCCCGACACTGGACGCGTCTTATGGACCTGCTTGGGAAGTCCAGTGGCAAAGTTGTCATAGGAGGAGAGAGCAACGAGGAGGACAAGTATATTG CTCCCACAGTGGTTGTGGACGTGGCTGAAGACGATGCCCTAATGGAGGAGGAGATTTTCGGCCCCATCTTGCCCATCCTGACCGTGGACTCTCTGGAGAAAGGCATCGACTTGATCAACCGTAAAGAGAAGCCGCTGGCTCTCTATGTTTTCTCTGACGAATCATCT GTGGTAAATACAGTGCTGGAAAAGACCAGCAGCGGAGGATTCTGCTCTAATGACGGGATTGTCCACATGACCTTGCCCAGCCTACCTTTTGGAGGTGTAG GGGCCAGCGGTTGGGGAAGTTACCACGGCCGCTGGGGCTTTGAGACGTTCAGCCACCGCCGGGCCTGCATGCTGCGAGGCTGGGCTTTGGAGAGACTCAACAGTCTGCGTTACCCACCTTACAGTGAGGACAAACTCAGCTGGCTGCGCTGGACCACCTCGGCCAAGAACAGCTGCTCGCTCATGTGA
- the cln3 gene encoding battenin isoform X2, whose amino-acid sequence MLSAAHDILKKQESQNATAPTPAALVADFQGGNSSSNSSSRYDCNPVSTAAVLLADILPTLVIKLTAPFVIHKLPYGFRVLVCSLMAATSFLIVSFSSAVWISILGVVFASVSAGLGELSFLSLTVFFSRDVLGGWGSGTGGAGVFGALLYSAFTQAGLSPQVTLLIMLVIPFAMLVSYFVLLVPPPSLPQWKNKETEYTAVGSEERRQLMDDSEGEEQEVSAPEDRSTGPLTFTEKLHIIRGLLKFVFPLGLVYFAEYFINQGLMELLYFPNFFLSHAEQYRWYQTLYQCGVLVSRSSLCCVKIRNLWALSLLQVVNAVFLLFAVGYQFLPSAWLVFAIIVYEGLLGGAAYVNTFYFISKETEDRQREFAMAAASVGDSLGIALAGLVAFPVHRYFCNL is encoded by the exons ATGCTGAGCGCGGCCCATGACATCCTCAAAAAACAAGAGTCACAAAACGCCACAGCACCT ACACCGGCCGCACTGGTTGCAGATTTCCAAGGtgggaacagcagcagcaacagcagcagccgctATGACTGCAATCCTGTCTCTACTGCG GCTGTGCTGTTAGCTGACATCCTCCCAACACTTGTCATCAAGCTCACTGCTCCTTTTGTAATCCACAAACTGCCTTATGG TTTCCGAGTGTTGGTCTGTTCCCTCATGGCAGCCACAAGTTTCCTCATTGTGTCCTTCTCTTCAGCTGTCTGGATCAGCATACTGG GAGTGGTCTTTGCCAGTGTCAGTGCTGGCCTGGGAGAActgtccttcctctctctcaccgTCTTCTTCAGCAG GGATGTACTGGGAGGTTGGGGCTCAGGTACTGGTGGTGCTGGTGTTTTTGGAGCGTTGCTCTATTCAGCCTTCACCCAAGCTGGCCTGTCACCCCAGGTCACTCTGCTCATTATGCTGGTGATCCCATTTGCTATGTTGGTGAG CTATTTTGTCCTGCTGGTTCCTCCACCTTCATTACCTCAGTGGAAAAACAAGGAGACGGAGTATACAGCTGTGGGCTCAGAGGAGAGACGGCAGCTGATGGATGATTcagaaggagaggagcaggaggtatCAGCCCCAG AGGACAGGAGCACTGGACCTCTCACCTTCACAGAGAAACTCCACATCATCAGA GGCTTGCTGAAGTTCGTGTTTCCCCTGGGGCTGGTTTACTTTGCTGAGTATTTCATCAACCAGGGCTTG ATGGAGCTCCTGTACTTCCCAAACTTTTTCCTGTCCCATGCAGAGCAGTATCGCTG gtACCAGACACTGTACCAGTGTGGTGTGCTGGTGTCTCGATCCTCCCTGTGCTGTGTGAAGATCAGGAATCTGTGGGCCCTCTCTCTGCTACAG GTGGTGAATGCGGTGTTCCTTCTGTTTGCAGTGGGCTACCAGTTCCTGCCCAGCGCCTGGCTCGTGTTTGCTATTATTGTCTATGAGGGTCTGCTGGGTGGAGCTGCGTATGTCAACACCTTCTACTTCATCAGCAAGGAG actgaagacagacagagggagttCGCCATGGCCGCTGCCAGTGTAGGAGACAGTCTGGGCATAGCTCTGGCTGGACTGGTTGCTTTCCCCGTCCACAGATACTTCTGTAACCTGTGA
- the cln3 gene encoding battenin isoform X1, with protein MQQTVSVNADPVQSPDADGRCTQRRNWAGFWLLGLCNNFAYVVMLSAAHDILKKQESQNATAPTPAALVADFQGGNSSSNSSSRYDCNPVSTAAVLLADILPTLVIKLTAPFVIHKLPYGFRVLVCSLMAATSFLIVSFSSAVWISILGVVFASVSAGLGELSFLSLTVFFSRDVLGGWGSGTGGAGVFGALLYSAFTQAGLSPQVTLLIMLVIPFAMLVSYFVLLVPPPSLPQWKNKETEYTAVGSEERRQLMDDSEGEEQEVSAPEDRSTGPLTFTEKLHIIRGLLKFVFPLGLVYFAEYFINQGLMELLYFPNFFLSHAEQYRWYQTLYQCGVLVSRSSLCCVKIRNLWALSLLQVVNAVFLLFAVGYQFLPSAWLVFAIIVYEGLLGGAAYVNTFYFISKETEDRQREFAMAAASVGDSLGIALAGLVAFPVHRYFCNL; from the exons ATGCAGCAGACTGTCAGCGTTAACGCAGACCCCGTTCAAAGCCCTGACGCTGACG GTCGTTGCACACAACGGCGCAACTGGGCGGGATTCTG GCTCCTCGGATTGTGCAACAACTTTGCCTATGTGGTGATGCTGAGCGCGGCCCATGACATCCTCAAAAAACAAGAGTCACAAAACGCCACAGCACCT ACACCGGCCGCACTGGTTGCAGATTTCCAAGGtgggaacagcagcagcaacagcagcagccgctATGACTGCAATCCTGTCTCTACTGCG GCTGTGCTGTTAGCTGACATCCTCCCAACACTTGTCATCAAGCTCACTGCTCCTTTTGTAATCCACAAACTGCCTTATGG TTTCCGAGTGTTGGTCTGTTCCCTCATGGCAGCCACAAGTTTCCTCATTGTGTCCTTCTCTTCAGCTGTCTGGATCAGCATACTGG GAGTGGTCTTTGCCAGTGTCAGTGCTGGCCTGGGAGAActgtccttcctctctctcaccgTCTTCTTCAGCAG GGATGTACTGGGAGGTTGGGGCTCAGGTACTGGTGGTGCTGGTGTTTTTGGAGCGTTGCTCTATTCAGCCTTCACCCAAGCTGGCCTGTCACCCCAGGTCACTCTGCTCATTATGCTGGTGATCCCATTTGCTATGTTGGTGAG CTATTTTGTCCTGCTGGTTCCTCCACCTTCATTACCTCAGTGGAAAAACAAGGAGACGGAGTATACAGCTGTGGGCTCAGAGGAGAGACGGCAGCTGATGGATGATTcagaaggagaggagcaggaggtatCAGCCCCAG AGGACAGGAGCACTGGACCTCTCACCTTCACAGAGAAACTCCACATCATCAGA GGCTTGCTGAAGTTCGTGTTTCCCCTGGGGCTGGTTTACTTTGCTGAGTATTTCATCAACCAGGGCTTG ATGGAGCTCCTGTACTTCCCAAACTTTTTCCTGTCCCATGCAGAGCAGTATCGCTG gtACCAGACACTGTACCAGTGTGGTGTGCTGGTGTCTCGATCCTCCCTGTGCTGTGTGAAGATCAGGAATCTGTGGGCCCTCTCTCTGCTACAG GTGGTGAATGCGGTGTTCCTTCTGTTTGCAGTGGGCTACCAGTTCCTGCCCAGCGCCTGGCTCGTGTTTGCTATTATTGTCTATGAGGGTCTGCTGGGTGGAGCTGCGTATGTCAACACCTTCTACTTCATCAGCAAGGAG actgaagacagacagagggagttCGCCATGGCCGCTGCCAGTGTAGGAGACAGTCTGGGCATAGCTCTGGCTGGACTGGTTGCTTTCCCCGTCCACAGATACTTCTGTAACCTGTGA
- the si:dkey-204f11.64 gene encoding guanine nucleotide-binding protein G(I)/G(S)/G(O) subunit gamma-5 gives MSNNSAANSSLVIAQKAVKQLRLEASVHRIKVSQAAAELKTFCLQNAHKDPLLTGVPSSDNPFRPPKSCVLL, from the exons ATGTCAAACAACAGCGCCGCCAATAGCAGTTTAGTCATCGCCCAGAAGGCAGTGAAGCAGCTTCGTCTAGAGGCCAGTGTCCACAGGATAAAG GTTTCTCAGGCTGCTGCAGAACTGAAGACCTTCTGTTTGCAAAATGCCCACAAGGACCCTCTCCTCACTGGGGTGCCCTCCAGTGACAACCCTTTCAGGCCTCCCAAGTCATGTGTCCTCCTCTGA
- the LOC121197946 gene encoding ATP-dependent Clp protease proteolytic subunit, mitochondrial has translation MLLRRALHIGGLTLKHSRSIHHSPVWRNPLIPIVVEQTGRGERAYDIYSRLLRERIICVMGPIDDSVASLVIAQLLFLQSESNNKPIHMYINSPGGVVTAGLAIYDTMQYILNPISTWCVGQAASMGSLLLAAGTSGMRHSLPNARIMVHQPSGGARGQATDIAIQAEEILKLKRQINNIYAKHTGQPLETIESVMERDRYMSPMEAQDFGLIDRVLVHPPQAGQDEPELVQKEPPAAASSSPTPESPGPELASPGTNPPSSYKPEP, from the exons ATGCTGTTACGG AGGGCGTTGCACATCGGAGGGttgacactgaaacacagcaggtcCATCCACCACAGTCCTGTATGGAGGAATCCTCTTATACCTATAGTTGTGGAGCAGACG gggagAGGAGAACGAGCATACGACATCTATTCTCGCCTTCTGAGGGAGAGAATCATTTGTGTAATGGGTCCT ATTGATGATTCTGTAGCCAGTCTGGTTATCGCCCAGCTGCTCTTCCTACAGTCagaaagcaacaacaaacccATCCATATGTACATTAACAGTCCTG GCGGTGTCGTGACAGCAGGTCTGGCCATTTACGACACCATGCAGTACATCCTTAATCCCATCTCCACCTGGTGCGTTGGCCAGGCAGCCAGCATGGGCAGCTTGCTCCTGGCAGCAGGAACGTCGGGAATGAGGCATTCACTGCCCAATGCCCGCATCATGGTTCACCAGCCATCAGGAGGCGCCAGG gGTCAGGCCACAGATATCGCCATCCAGGCTGAGGAGATCCTGAAACTGAAGAGACAGATCAACAACATCTATGCCAAACACACGGGGCAGCCGCTGGAAACCATTG AGAGCGTGATGGAAAGGGATCGCTACATGAGTCCCATGGAGGCGCAGGACTTTGGCCTCATAGACCGGGTTCTGGTCCACCCTCCTCAGGCAGGCCAGGATGAGCCTGAGCTGGTGCAGAAAGAGCCGCCAGCAGCAGCCAGTTCCTCTCCAACTCCAGAGTCTCCAGGTCCTGAGCTGGCATCCCCAGGGACAAATCCCCCATCCTCATACAAACCTGAACCATGA